The following proteins come from a genomic window of Galactobacillus timonensis:
- the radC gene encoding RadC family protein, with translation MGKVMSIPQEERPREKGLRYGVEALSNRELLAILIRCGTKEHSALEVADSVLAKAEGICGLGSLDIAELDAIPGISQVKALEILSSLELARRVAFEKTLSQDVVRSPETVYDWLQQKIGAEEQERFMVLFLDTANHILKAETLFIGTTQSSLVSPKDIMRQAVKYACMSVILVHNHPGGTLQPSKEDMEMTRRIIMSGLLLGVKVVDHIIVTRNGCMSFARQGLIEALTPGR, from the coding sequence ATGGGTAAGGTGATGTCAATTCCGCAGGAAGAGCGTCCGCGGGAGAAGGGGCTGCGCTATGGCGTAGAGGCTTTGAGCAACCGGGAGCTGCTGGCAATTCTGATCCGGTGCGGGACGAAGGAACATTCGGCTCTGGAGGTGGCTGACAGTGTGCTGGCAAAGGCGGAAGGGATCTGCGGGCTGGGCAGTCTGGATATTGCGGAGCTGGATGCGATTCCGGGCATTTCGCAGGTGAAGGCGCTGGAGATTTTGAGCAGTCTGGAGCTGGCGCGGCGGGTTGCCTTTGAGAAGACACTGAGTCAGGATGTGGTGCGCAGTCCGGAGACGGTATATGACTGGCTGCAGCAGAAGATCGGCGCCGAGGAGCAGGAGAGGTTTATGGTGCTGTTTCTTGATACGGCGAACCATATTCTGAAGGCAGAGACGCTGTTTATCGGTACGACGCAGTCTTCGCTGGTTTCGCCGAAGGACATCATGCGCCAGGCGGTGAAATATGCGTGCATGAGCGTGATTCTGGTTCACAATCATCCCGGCGGCACCCTGCAGCCAAGCAAGGAGGATATGGAGATGACGCGGCGCATCATTATGAGCGGGCTGCTGCTGGGAGTGAAGGTTGTGGATCATATCATTGTGACCCGCAACGGCTGTATGAGCTTTGCGCGGCAGGGGCTGATTGAGGCGCTTACGCCCGGGCGATAA
- a CDS encoding glucosaminidase domain-containing protein yields MFRKLHVWAVAAGMISSLFTIIPTQVQAKLVTDLYPMSCNAFEVDSVGANSGGSITFTMTKCTSDWNEAKQAMYALGDAGVIRHSSSWSPTKIINMSSGIAISYPKRDNSNTLTINQYYDFYSGSEPYDNKTMAITYQREMQFNGLYSWNGDGSGLVLVTVSGFTGYAQLRDVDLVPMVVLSHGWGMYLGGSDSEKYPQDPYGLWPKQQYYRVERNGNYTDLVLHYFYEYGRDGNATEYTAAVGPAAEWMSIGDVYYSYDNYTFYRDRYCTDQAGIYYSYYQFLFLRSRTNISASTFNTFLASRGYNSSSKLWNTGDIWLKAQETYGVNAAEIFALACLESGYGTSDYAMKRNNLFGWNAVDSDPDQASFFSSVEDSINQMMGINIRSFIDIHDWRYFGSQLGNKGSGLNVKYATDNLWGVKIASIAYALDKCNNNNDGTLTDFNTGSLGIVNNDTRTYILKSPGGDRLYFTWYGPTYQMNHTLSILAEVNGWYKVQSTNPLDGSGNVISFSNGANQNYYSYNFDTMVGWIRKDEVTLINSAPISNAGMEATGDPVRTLDALSWNENGTLHLSGKNYVPGVWVTGDNTVSQTLHLVNFAFTDVQQQNLTLSSSTDAIGWSTDLDVSSLANGSYFFRIDGSYSLTTDYSSSWYVPSVDSAPASVMRNGHSYSFTAASVNGSTVLVLSVSDVDCGANAKYDADSNACVCFENYNDWTAGSGCNYTPSSPAEEDVTLMKSVESIGFSGDDDTKLSVSGYAFLSGMDAVDGTKISATVSLEPLAGGDDIAVTTATMSGNDEPVPLGDGHTYQWINYAADLDLSSLTADELGTYSLKITVTNGDTSRSGYLYLNLNTAKQTEFEGGTVDLGDETQGSLYLSSNPVYLGRLELDFARGSIDRSVISKKVRNSSRSGGTLSIDENGVLRIPDGYGLLADTSMTAANKPAFAIDFLNTDTGEVVSGKDLGTVNAKACDVDLGTLLGSSYSATDACYAAELDLAGKDTDGKYVLSEGTYVLYLDVSSTEDGTTYRDVYEMYNVMPVRPVKVTVGDRTYTLRKGSVHNRYELTIASNDEASAASSSSADGKN; encoded by the coding sequence ATGTTTAGGAAACTGCATGTATGGGCAGTGGCGGCCGGAATGATTTCTTCTCTTTTCACAATTATTCCGACGCAGGTGCAGGCGAAGCTGGTTACGGATCTGTATCCGATGTCCTGTAATGCCTTTGAAGTCGATTCAGTCGGTGCAAACAGCGGCGGCAGTATTACGTTTACCATGACGAAATGTACATCGGACTGGAACGAGGCGAAACAGGCGATGTATGCGCTGGGAGATGCCGGTGTCATCCGTCATTCTTCCTCCTGGTCGCCGACGAAGATCATCAATATGTCGTCGGGCATTGCGATCAGCTATCCCAAGCGTGACAACAGCAATACATTGACCATCAATCAGTACTACGATTTCTATTCCGGCAGTGAGCCGTATGACAATAAGACGATGGCGATCACCTACCAGCGGGAGATGCAGTTCAACGGCCTGTATTCCTGGAATGGCGATGGCAGCGGTCTGGTGCTTGTGACGGTATCGGGATTTACGGGCTATGCGCAGTTGCGGGATGTGGATCTTGTGCCGATGGTTGTGCTGAGCCATGGCTGGGGGATGTACCTTGGCGGCAGTGACAGTGAGAAGTATCCACAGGATCCGTACGGTCTCTGGCCGAAGCAGCAGTACTACCGGGTGGAGCGCAATGGCAACTATACGGATCTGGTGCTGCATTATTTCTATGAATACGGCCGCGATGGAAATGCAACGGAATATACAGCGGCGGTAGGACCGGCTGCAGAATGGATGAGCATCGGCGATGTCTACTACAGCTACGATAACTATACGTTCTACCGGGATCGCTACTGCACCGATCAGGCGGGTATCTACTATTCGTATTATCAGTTTCTGTTTCTGCGTTCCAGAACGAATATATCAGCTTCAACATTCAATACGTTCCTGGCGTCAAGGGGCTACAATTCGAGCAGTAAGCTCTGGAATACGGGTGATATCTGGCTGAAGGCGCAGGAGACTTACGGCGTCAATGCGGCCGAAATCTTTGCGCTTGCCTGCCTGGAGTCAGGGTACGGTACCAGTGATTATGCGATGAAGCGCAACAATCTCTTCGGATGGAATGCGGTGGACTCGGATCCGGATCAGGCGTCTTTCTTTTCTTCGGTGGAAGATTCGATCAATCAGATGATGGGAATCAATATCCGCAGCTTCATTGATATTCATGACTGGCGGTATTTCGGGTCACAGCTTGGCAATAAGGGATCGGGTCTGAACGTGAAGTATGCGACCGATAACCTGTGGGGCGTAAAGATTGCGTCGATTGCCTATGCGCTGGACAAGTGCAACAACAACAATGACGGGACGCTGACGGATTTCAATACGGGGAGCCTGGGCATTGTGAACAATGATACGCGCACCTACATTCTGAAGTCGCCGGGCGGAGATCGGCTGTACTTTACCTGGTATGGTCCGACGTATCAGATGAATCATACGCTTTCCATTCTGGCGGAGGTCAACGGCTGGTACAAGGTGCAGTCGACCAATCCTCTGGATGGCAGCGGAAACGTCATTTCCTTCTCCAACGGGGCGAATCAGAATTATTACAGCTATAACTTTGATACGATGGTCGGCTGGATCCGCAAGGATGAGGTGACGCTGATCAACAGTGCTCCGATTTCCAATGCGGGAATGGAAGCTACCGGTGATCCGGTGCGGACGCTCGATGCGCTCAGCTGGAATGAAAACGGTACGCTGCATCTGAGTGGAAAGAACTATGTGCCGGGTGTCTGGGTGACAGGGGATAACACCGTGTCGCAGACGCTGCATCTGGTGAACTTTGCCTTTACGGATGTGCAGCAGCAGAATCTGACCCTGTCTTCTTCGACGGATGCGATCGGCTGGTCGACAGATCTCGATGTGTCTTCGCTTGCCAATGGCAGCTACTTCTTCCGTATTGATGGAAGCTACAGCCTGACGACGGATTACAGCAGTTCGTGGTATGTGCCTTCGGTGGACAGTGCGCCTGCTTCTGTGATGCGCAACGGTCATTCGTACAGCTTTACGGCGGCCTCAGTGAACGGCAGTACGGTGCTGGTTCTCAGCGTGAGTGATGTGGATTGCGGCGCCAACGCGAAGTATGACGCTGACAGCAATGCCTGCGTATGCTTCGAAAATTACAACGACTGGACGGCAGGCAGCGGGTGTAACTATACGCCTTCTTCGCCGGCGGAAGAGGACGTGACGCTGATGAAGAGTGTTGAAAGCATCGGCTTCAGCGGCGACGATGATACGAAGCTTTCGGTGAGCGGCTATGCATTCCTGAGCGGCATGGATGCGGTCGATGGAACGAAGATATCGGCGACGGTTTCTCTGGAGCCTCTGGCGGGTGGTGATGATATCGCTGTCACGACGGCGACGATGAGCGGCAACGATGAGCCGGTTCCGCTGGGGGATGGTCATACCTATCAGTGGATCAACTATGCGGCGGATCTTGATCTTTCGTCCCTGACGGCGGATGAGCTGGGAACGTATTCGCTGAAGATTACGGTAACCAATGGCGATACGAGCCGGTCGGGCTATCTGTATCTGAATCTGAATACGGCGAAGCAGACGGAATTTGAAGGCGGAACTGTGGATCTTGGCGATGAGACGCAGGGCAGTCTGTATCTGAGTTCGAATCCGGTCTACCTTGGGCGGCTTGAGCTGGATTTTGCTCGCGGGTCCATTGATCGCAGCGTGATTTCCAAGAAGGTGCGCAATTCTTCGCGTTCGGGCGGTACGCTGTCGATTGATGAGAATGGTGTTCTGCGCATTCCGGATGGTTACGGCCTGCTGGCGGATACGAGCATGACGGCGGCCAATAAGCCGGCATTTGCGATTGATTTCCTTAATACGGATACGGGTGAAGTCGTCAGTGGGAAGGATCTTGGTACGGTGAATGCGAAGGCCTGTGATGTGGATCTTGGGACGCTGCTGGGATCGTCGTATTCGGCTACGGATGCGTGCTATGCGGCTGAGCTGGATCTTGCCGGAAAGGACACAGACGGGAAATATGTGCTGAGTGAAGGTACGTATGTTCTGTATCTGGATGTGTCCAGTACGGAAGACGGGACGACTTATCGCGATGTGTATGAGATGTACAATGTGATGCCTGTGCGTCCGGTTAAGGTTACGGTCGGGGATCGGACATATACGCTGCGGAAGGGATCGGTCCATAATCGGTATGAACTGACGATTGCGTCGAATGATGAGGCTTCGGCGGCTTCATCATCCTCTGCAGACGGGAAAAATTAA
- a CDS encoding metal ABC transporter solute-binding protein, Zn/Mn family — protein MQKWFRCLLAVVLLSISLSGCAAVKTEAAYSVYPVGYLLQRLGSGVITAESVQTDTIVQKATVADNYQEILDRSAIFFHIGQLEPYLTVYDQEIAAHVSSQQDLSILNAVYDNKRYTEALPGDSSLFVESSYYDGEIFDSIDMDSQDLYLWLDPIAMLSMAKNVRDWLKQTYSEYSSVFDTNFTSLETDLINIDAQYQALATSLDTNNQMIRFVSMSNSFGSWQKTYGFQVYPVVLSKYGVLPDSRQLAAIEERIKTDGVKYIVYEPNMTQDMIDLFNQIETDLGLTRVELSNLSSLTTDQETEGRDYVSIMYENLSVLQSMVEDRPEAPSSSSSDAGETTETTDESADMESGTDSQAEG, from the coding sequence ATGCAGAAATGGTTCCGCTGTTTGCTGGCAGTCGTTCTGCTGAGCATATCCCTGAGCGGCTGTGCGGCAGTGAAGACGGAAGCTGCGTATTCGGTGTATCCGGTGGGCTATCTTCTTCAGAGGCTTGGCAGCGGTGTGATCACGGCGGAGTCGGTGCAGACGGATACGATTGTGCAGAAGGCGACGGTTGCGGATAACTATCAGGAGATTCTGGATCGTTCTGCGATCTTCTTCCATATCGGTCAGCTCGAGCCGTATCTGACGGTTTATGATCAGGAAATTGCGGCGCATGTGAGCAGTCAGCAGGATCTATCAATTCTGAACGCTGTGTATGACAATAAGCGCTATACGGAAGCGCTTCCGGGTGATTCTTCGCTGTTTGTCGAGTCGTCCTACTATGATGGTGAGATTTTTGACAGTATTGACATGGACAGTCAGGATCTGTATCTGTGGCTGGACCCGATTGCGATGCTGTCGATGGCAAAGAATGTACGTGACTGGCTGAAGCAGACGTATTCGGAATATTCTTCGGTGTTTGATACGAACTTTACGAGTCTGGAAACGGATCTGATCAATATTGATGCGCAGTATCAGGCACTTGCGACCAGCCTTGATACGAACAATCAGATGATCCGCTTTGTTTCGATGTCCAACAGTTTCGGCAGCTGGCAGAAGACGTATGGCTTTCAGGTGTATCCGGTGGTTCTTTCGAAGTACGGGGTTCTTCCGGACAGCCGGCAGCTGGCGGCGATTGAGGAACGGATCAAGACGGACGGCGTGAAATACATTGTGTATGAGCCGAATATGACGCAGGATATGATAGATCTGTTCAATCAGATTGAGACGGATCTTGGTCTGACACGGGTGGAGTTAAGCAACCTTTCGAGCCTTACGACTGATCAGGAAACGGAAGGCAGGGATTATGTTTCAATCATGTATGAGAATCTGAGTGTTCTGCAGTCCATGGTTGAGGATCGTCCTGAGGCTCCGTCATCTTCTTCAAGTGATGCGGGCGAGACAACAGAAACAACTGATGAATCCGCTGATATGGAAAGCGGTACAGACAGCCAGGCAGAAGGATAA
- a CDS encoding ABC transporter ATP-binding protein — MFKRFARYFKPHWKLMVLDLFCAFLVGLADEFMPMIVRNMINTYVPQGNWAMMVRWSWGLLVIYLAKLGLNLVINYWGHIMGVRLQADMRRDLFRHIEGLPISFFDDHKTGSIMSRITNDLQEISEMAHHGPENIFTSVVMLVVSAIMLGRINGALTLIVYCCLPVAVVFVILIRKGQLEAFRQNRVEIGEINGETETSIAGVRVTRAYDEVDREMKKFDRANQRYIAARSRSYKYLAAFNSGMIYFTDMMYVVVIIFGGRFYFQGRITAGDFVAYLLYISMFLTPIKKLVDTYEQIADGMSGYARFEEIMNLPEEEDAPDAVEVGRLKGTIDFKDVSFHYQSQESSGRHVISHMNMHIEAGHNEALVGPSGGGKTTICNLIPRFYEIDSGEIAIDGIDIRHMTRRSLRRNIGIVAQDVFLFNGTVKENIAYGRPDASDEEIIEAAKKADIHEDILAMPHGYDTNVGERGVHLSGGQRQRISIARVFLKNPQILILDEATSALDNATEMLIQGQLDELSKGRTVLVVAHRLSTIRKADEILVITKNGIQERGTSDQLLKQKGMYYQLYQYQFPDRVEDASVL; from the coding sequence ATGTTCAAACGATTTGCGAGATATTTTAAGCCGCATTGGAAGCTGATGGTGCTGGATCTGTTCTGTGCGTTCCTGGTGGGGCTGGCGGATGAGTTTATGCCGATGATTGTGCGCAACATGATCAATACCTATGTGCCGCAGGGCAACTGGGCGATGATGGTGCGCTGGAGCTGGGGACTCCTGGTCATTTATCTTGCGAAGCTTGGATTGAATCTTGTGATCAATTACTGGGGCCATATTATGGGCGTGCGTCTGCAGGCTGATATGCGCAGGGATCTGTTCCGTCATATTGAAGGTCTTCCGATCTCGTTCTTCGATGATCATAAGACCGGAAGCATCATGTCGCGGATCACCAATGATCTGCAGGAAATCAGTGAGATGGCGCACCATGGGCCGGAGAATATCTTTACGTCCGTAGTGATGCTGGTGGTGAGCGCCATCATGCTGGGAAGGATCAACGGGGCACTGACACTGATTGTGTACTGCTGTCTGCCGGTGGCAGTGGTTTTTGTGATTCTGATCCGCAAGGGACAACTGGAGGCATTTCGCCAGAACCGTGTGGAGATCGGTGAAATCAACGGTGAGACGGAGACGTCGATTGCCGGTGTGCGGGTGACGCGTGCCTATGATGAAGTGGACCGGGAAATGAAAAAATTCGACAGGGCCAATCAGCGCTACATCGCGGCCCGCTCGCGTTCCTATAAGTATCTGGCGGCGTTCAACTCGGGAATGATCTACTTTACGGACATGATGTATGTGGTGGTGATCATCTTCGGGGGCCGCTTCTATTTTCAGGGACGGATTACGGCAGGGGACTTTGTTGCCTATCTGCTGTATATCTCCATGTTCCTGACACCGATCAAGAAGCTTGTCGATACCTATGAGCAGATTGCGGACGGTATGAGCGGCTATGCCCGCTTTGAGGAGATCATGAATCTTCCGGAAGAAGAGGATGCGCCGGATGCGGTGGAGGTTGGACGCCTGAAGGGTACGATCGATTTCAAGGATGTTTCATTCCACTATCAGAGTCAGGAATCGAGTGGCCGCCATGTGATTTCGCATATGAACATGCATATTGAGGCGGGACATAATGAGGCGCTTGTCGGTCCCAGCGGCGGCGGGAAGACTACCATCTGCAATCTGATTCCGCGTTTCTATGAAATTGATTCGGGTGAGATCGCCATCGACGGCATTGATATCCGTCATATGACGCGCCGGTCACTGCGCCGCAATATCGGCATCGTTGCCCAGGATGTGTTTCTGTTCAATGGTACGGTGAAGGAGAATATCGCCTATGGCCGGCCGGATGCCAGTGATGAAGAAATCATTGAAGCGGCGAAGAAGGCGGACATTCATGAAGACATTCTCGCAATGCCGCATGGCTACGATACCAATGTCGGCGAGAGGGGTGTCCATCTGTCCGGGGGACAGAGGCAGCGCATCTCCATCGCCCGCGTCTTTCTGAAGAATCCGCAGATTTTAATTCTTGATGAGGCGACCTCGGCGCTGGACAATGCCACCGAGATGCTGATTCAGGGTCAGCTCGATGAGCTGAGCAAGGGCCGGACGGTGCTCGTGGTGGCGCACCGTCTGAGCACCATCCGGAAGGCGGATGAGATTCTTGTGATCACGAAGAACGGCATTCAGGAACGTGGTACGAGTGATCAGCTTCTGAAGCAGAAGGGGATGTATTATCAGCTCTACCAATATCAGTTCCCGGACCGGGTGGAAGATGCCAGTGTGCTATAA
- a CDS encoding PASTA domain-containing protein, with the protein MIELYAKTKILLAVALAMGGAAVGTTVYYVEMVKDPEAAVPDFTGKTKTDVESWAKENRVSSSRYSFSYEFDETIAEDGVLSQSIPAGEMLGRENVLEVVLSSGKDPDASLTFPDLSTMSREEIEKWFEDNGFTNVSYAFAEDDSVEAGSFLKASVEAGAQVKRSDAITVTFATGGDGADTEITVPDFSTYSYKNMQAWGLTNGVTIKFVNEPSSTVAKGAYISQSVKAGTTVKAGSTITITLSSGKATDVVNYVGKTKKEADAWISNNGLKAVYREIYSTSDAGMIVSQNPSSGTVSSGGSVTFEVSVGKVDVTDFTGKTKTDLDNFVSAMNAKYNSSAKLTVSYKEVESDQAAGTILSQSVSGLVNPGTAVSAEVAVGKKVTVTSYAGKSLDSFRSYLSSLGLSLGNVSYAYSDSVASGNLISNDTGTYSAGASINCRVSNGAYTWDPGSAAKAGQSWSSLYAASATARANGYSLTKTDVESSTVAEGLMVSDCSISGKTIACQVSIGKYVTVDNVVGKDKDAAQSLLQNAGLSVTLVEQPEYSDTPAGQIIGQSIAAGTKVKASTAITLTYSKGPEPVVMGTIPNFPFNSLYVGATNQNEKMIGYMTSELNKAGFYNISFVKSTSSPSYGFVSMKTADGADVNPGDSLNVKTQIVVTYGEPSNG; encoded by the coding sequence ATGATTGAACTTTACGCGAAAACGAAAATACTTTTGGCAGTTGCGCTGGCTATGGGCGGCGCAGCCGTCGGCACGACGGTGTACTACGTTGAGATGGTGAAGGACCCGGAGGCTGCGGTACCTGATTTTACGGGAAAGACAAAAACGGATGTCGAGAGCTGGGCCAAGGAGAACAGGGTTTCTTCGAGCCGCTATTCCTTCAGCTATGAATTCGATGAGACGATTGCTGAGGACGGTGTTCTTTCGCAGAGTATCCCGGCGGGTGAGATGCTTGGCAGGGAAAATGTGCTGGAGGTTGTTCTGTCTTCGGGCAAGGATCCGGATGCGTCGTTGACGTTCCCTGACCTTTCAACGATGAGCCGGGAGGAAATCGAGAAGTGGTTTGAGGACAATGGCTTTACGAATGTGAGCTATGCCTTTGCGGAAGATGACAGTGTGGAGGCGGGCAGCTTTCTGAAAGCCAGTGTGGAAGCCGGTGCGCAGGTGAAGCGGTCGGATGCGATTACGGTTACCTTTGCGACGGGCGGTGACGGGGCAGATACTGAGATTACGGTACCGGATTTTTCGACCTATTCCTACAAAAATATGCAGGCATGGGGCCTGACAAACGGGGTGACGATCAAGTTTGTCAATGAGCCGAGCTCCACCGTTGCCAAGGGTGCCTATATTTCGCAAAGCGTCAAGGCCGGTACGACGGTGAAGGCGGGATCGACGATTACAATTACGCTTTCTTCGGGCAAGGCGACGGATGTTGTGAACTATGTCGGCAAGACGAAGAAGGAGGCGGATGCCTGGATCTCGAACAATGGTCTGAAGGCGGTGTACCGTGAGATCTACAGTACTTCCGATGCGGGTATGATCGTGAGTCAGAATCCTTCGTCCGGAACTGTTTCCAGCGGCGGTTCGGTGACATTCGAGGTCTCTGTGGGTAAGGTGGATGTGACGGACTTTACCGGCAAGACGAAGACGGATCTGGATAATTTCGTTTCGGCGATGAATGCAAAATACAACAGTTCAGCGAAGCTTACGGTGAGCTACAAGGAAGTGGAAAGTGATCAGGCGGCAGGTACGATTCTTTCGCAGAGTGTTTCGGGGCTGGTAAATCCGGGAACAGCGGTTTCGGCGGAAGTGGCCGTTGGCAAGAAGGTGACGGTGACAAGCTATGCGGGCAAGTCGCTGGACAGCTTCCGCAGCTATCTGAGTTCGCTTGGACTTTCGCTGGGAAATGTGAGCTATGCCTACAGTGATTCGGTAGCGTCGGGAAATCTGATTTCCAATGATACGGGTACGTATTCGGCGGGTGCTTCGATCAACTGCCGGGTATCGAATGGTGCCTATACGTGGGATCCGGGCAGTGCAGCCAAGGCAGGTCAGTCCTGGAGCAGTCTCTATGCGGCTTCGGCGACGGCGCGTGCCAATGGCTATTCGCTGACGAAGACCGATGTGGAAAGCAGTACTGTTGCGGAGGGTTTGATGGTGTCTGACTGCTCGATCAGCGGGAAGACGATTGCGTGCCAGGTGTCGATCGGTAAATATGTGACGGTTGATAACGTTGTCGGCAAGGATAAGGATGCGGCACAGTCACTCCTGCAGAACGCCGGTCTTTCCGTGACACTGGTGGAGCAGCCGGAGTACAGTGATACGCCGGCGGGACAGATCATCGGTCAGTCGATTGCGGCCGGTACGAAAGTGAAGGCTTCGACGGCAATTACGCTGACATATTCGAAGGGGCCGGAGCCGGTTGTGATGGGTACGATTCCGAACTTCCCCTTCAACAGCCTGTATGTCGGGGCGACGAATCAGAATGAGAAAATGATCGGCTATATGACGTCGGAGCTCAATAAGGCCGGTTTCTATAACATTTCGTTTGTGAAATCGACAAGTTCGCCTTCCTATGGCTTTGTGTCAATGAAGACTGCGGATGGTGCCGATGTGAATCCGGGGGATTCGCTGAATGTGAAGACGCAGATCGTTGTGACCTATGGTGAACCAAGCAACGGTTGA